One Bosea sp. 685 DNA segment encodes these proteins:
- a CDS encoding DUF2059 domain-containing protein, whose protein sequence is MIRHSLASAALGLALILSAPAFAQTAAPAPAITPSHLQLAREAAELTGISSSLESIYTEFSERTKQLVGTTRPELKKDMDAVIDTLKPEADAKRAEIMVTASEIFARKINEADLKEVVAFFKSPVGQRYNAARTKAIDEIYVVLEPWSINTSNFLFDRFTQEMRKRGHQM, encoded by the coding sequence ATGATCCGTCACTCTCTCGCCAGCGCGGCTCTTGGTCTCGCCCTGATCCTGTCGGCGCCTGCCTTCGCGCAGACGGCGGCGCCGGCTCCGGCTATCACGCCCAGCCACCTTCAGCTGGCGCGTGAAGCCGCCGAGCTTACCGGCATCTCCTCGTCGCTGGAGTCGATCTACACCGAGTTCAGCGAGCGCACGAAGCAACTCGTCGGCACGACCCGCCCCGAGCTCAAGAAGGACATGGACGCGGTCATCGACACGCTGAAGCCGGAGGCGGACGCCAAGCGGGCCGAGATCATGGTCACGGCGTCGGAGATTTTTGCCCGGAAGATCAACGAAGCCGATCTCAAGGAGGTCGTCGCCTTCTTCAAATCGCCGGTCGGCCAACGCTACAACGCGGCGCGCACCAAGGCGATCGACGAGATCTACGTGGTGCTCGAGCCCTGGAGCATCAACACCAGCAATTTCCTGTTCGACCGCTTCACCCAGGAAATGCGCAAGCGCGGCCACCAGATGTAA
- the rpiA gene encoding ribose-5-phosphate isomerase RpiA, with protein sequence MTADELKKLAAARALELVRPGMRLGLGTGSTAKHFVDLLGQRVAAGLDVICVATSEATQAQALALGIPMSTLDETPELDLTVDGADEIDPQLRLIKGGGAAHLREKIVAAASARMIVIADDSKLVEKLGRFPLPIEVVPFGLEATRRAVARAIAGCGSAGELVLRKRPDGATVVTDNGNYILDAHLGVIEQPEALAIALNQVPGVVEHGLFIGLASGAILAGADGLRLLGATG encoded by the coding sequence TTGACCGCCGATGAGCTGAAGAAGCTGGCGGCGGCACGGGCGCTTGAGCTCGTGCGCCCCGGCATGCGGCTCGGCCTGGGCACGGGCTCGACGGCGAAGCATTTCGTCGATCTGCTCGGCCAGCGCGTCGCTGCCGGGCTCGACGTGATCTGCGTCGCGACCTCTGAGGCGACGCAGGCGCAGGCGCTTGCGCTCGGCATTCCGATGTCGACGCTGGACGAGACGCCGGAACTCGATCTCACGGTCGACGGGGCCGACGAGATCGATCCGCAATTGCGTCTGATCAAGGGCGGCGGCGCTGCACATCTGCGCGAGAAGATCGTCGCGGCCGCGTCAGCGCGGATGATCGTGATCGCCGACGACAGCAAGCTCGTTGAAAAGCTCGGCCGCTTTCCGTTGCCGATTGAAGTCGTGCCCTTCGGACTGGAGGCGACGCGCCGCGCCGTGGCCAGGGCAATCGCCGGCTGCGGCTCTGCCGGTGAGCTCGTGCTGCGCAAGCGGCCCGATGGCGCGACTGTTGTCACCGACAACGGGAACTACATCCTGGACGCTCATTTGGGCGTGATCGAGCAGCCCGAGGCCTTGGCGATTGCGCTCAACCAGGTTCCCGGCGTCGTCGAGCACGGGCTCTTCATCGGCCTGGCGTCAGGCGCCATCCTGGCGGGCGCCGACGGCTTGCGCCTGCTTGGCGCGACCGGGTGA